Part of the Methanobacterium sp. Maddingley MBC34 genome, AGTATCACCGGGTTTAACTTCTTCTTCAATGTAATGGCAAATTTCATCGCAAGTGGCACACATTTTTTTGGATTCTTTCATCACTTCACCTCATTGATTCTTATAATTTGGATCTCATATCAAATCAAATTTGTGTATATGCTATAAGTATCTTACTTTTTATATTCAAATTTTATATCCAATATATTCCATCAAGTCATTTACTTTGAACCACAATTTGTGAGTTAAATTCCTAAACTTCAGTTCCCTAAACTGGTAAGAGGGGGATAAATAATATGAAAACTAAAAAATAACTGATTATGGAATAATGTCTTATGATTACATTCACGATATTAAATGGTGATAAACCGTGAATCCAATGCAGTACAATCCCATAGGAATAATACATTCTCCTTTCAAAGATCTTCATGGAATGCCAATACAACCTATTGGTGCCAGGGGAGTTAAAGGTCAGATAGAACTGAATGAAGATTATGTACCTGGTTTGAAAGATTTAGATGGATTCTCACACATCATTCTCATCTACCACTTCCACCTTTCTGAGGGCTATTCCCTTGAGGTAAAACCTTTCCTGGACCGGGTTAAAAGGGGAATATTTGCAACAAGAGCACCAAAACGTCCGAATCCCATTGGAATTTCGGTGGTTCATCTGGAGAAGATTGAAGGGTCCATCTTATACATAAACAATGTGGATGTGGTTGATGGAACTCCTCTTCTGGATATAAAGCCATACATACCTTATTTGGATAAGGATAAAAATGAAAAAGTGAGTATGGGTTGGTTTGAAGATAAACATCAGGAAGTCAAAGGAAAAAAATCAG contains:
- a CDS encoding putative methyltransferase, YaeB/AF_241 family (PFAM: Uncharacterised protein family UPF0066~TIGRFAM: putative methyltransferase, YaeB/AF_241 family), whose protein sequence is MQYNPIGIIHSPFKDLHGMPIQPIGARGVKGQIELNEDYVPGLKDLDGFSHIILIYHFHLSEGYSLEVKPFLDRVKRGIFATRAPKRPNPIGISVVHLEKIEGSILYINNVDVVDGTPLLDIKPYIPYLDKDKNEKVSMGWFEDKHQEVKGKKSDNRFVD